In Bacillus sp. DX3.1, the following proteins share a genomic window:
- a CDS encoding DUF2262 domain-containing protein, whose translation MKGMCVKLSKSSEKIRFENRFTENVIEVAAVTGASGIGAGKAGDNIMWNASINLIAWKNLYNNETVIKEELRLEWLVDDAELEQSREILKENTVVRLQVRRAENSMMLVKVLETTYRDDEFEIILQDSMKPVYYNDEMLGEFSLDKRVKLFEKRISWGGEECSLYFDWNEDQHIMKSALETAYALFKEQGEWNRKIKMYASGELVELANEWLQDNDEAEIDEITKEMFIDFMKLDSISVYPEGDFEMFFFDGDMFWGHCIIVDGNIDGVLTSADIAG comes from the coding sequence ATGAAGGGAATGTGTGTTAAATTGAGTAAATCGAGTGAAAAAATTAGATTTGAGAATAGATTCACAGAAAATGTTATTGAGGTAGCAGCTGTCACAGGGGCATCAGGAATTGGTGCGGGAAAAGCAGGTGACAACATTATGTGGAATGCGTCAATTAATTTGATTGCGTGGAAAAACTTATATAACAATGAAACTGTTATAAAAGAAGAGCTACGACTTGAATGGTTGGTTGATGATGCAGAATTGGAACAATCAAGAGAAATTTTAAAAGAGAATACAGTTGTAAGATTACAGGTCCGTAGGGCAGAAAATTCGATGATGCTTGTTAAGGTTCTGGAAACAACATATAGAGATGATGAGTTTGAAATAATATTGCAAGATTCGATGAAGCCGGTTTATTATAATGATGAGATGTTGGGCGAGTTTTCGCTTGATAAAAGAGTTAAACTTTTTGAAAAGAGAATTTCTTGGGGTGGTGAAGAATGTAGTTTGTATTTTGATTGGAATGAAGACCAGCATATTATGAAGTCTGCGTTGGAAACAGCATATGCACTTTTCAAGGAGCAGGGTGAATGGAACAGGAAAATTAAAATGTACGCTTCAGGAGAACTAGTAGAGTTAGCAAATGAATGGCTACAGGATAATGATGAGGCAGAGATAGATGAGATTACAAAAGAAATGTTCATTGATTTCATGAAATTAGACAGCATAAGTGTTTATCCAGAAGGTGATTTTGAGATGTTCTTTTTTGATGGAGATATGTTTTGGGGGCATTGTATCATTGTAGACGGAAATATTGATGGGGTTCTCACTTCGGCTGATATTGCAGGATAA
- a CDS encoding sigma 54-interacting transcriptional regulator — MKHLLPSIEDLLQTNFSLLSDMDDKNEAAYIFKQHQSEVWMLTINEYLHYKSENIKELYWKKAGVSNEKAVIQDVIQEVQTSGVVVITDREGKIKGYIASDTLLSTLLESYQYSQAYFQTMIDTIDGSVSIVDAGGKTVVWTSGAERIFSIPKEEILGKDMTQFFQKEMLLNKVTMETGQLFRYKQHNPREDLFVMINSSPVIIRDRIVGAVAAETDITSQVLLNQKLMNASSKIHHLQQEVSRLQASSDSFQQIKGSSQLIKDTVSLSRRMSETNANILLLGETGVGKEIFAKAIHLSQGSTSPFVAVNCGAISPSLFESEFFGYEKGAFSGADANGKKGKLELANEGTLFLDEIGDLPLDMQVKLLRFLQDKTYYRVGGTKQLISHCRIIAATNKDLEAMVNVGTFREDLYYRLNILSITIPPLRERKLDIMELLHLFIYEFSLLYHRIIDYVDPQVISILLKYDWPGNVRELRNTIERLVLLSEDGKITIEGLPLKMSQANFPFLYHDESLQGDLNQYEKNKIIEAIRAENGNKQAAAKRLEISRATLYNKMKKLSIKF, encoded by the coding sequence ATGAAGCATCTTCTTCCTAGCATAGAAGACCTGTTGCAAACGAATTTTTCTTTGCTTTCCGATATGGATGACAAAAATGAAGCAGCATATATATTTAAACAGCATCAAAGTGAAGTCTGGATGTTAACGATAAATGAGTATCTTCATTATAAAAGCGAGAATATCAAAGAACTTTATTGGAAAAAAGCGGGCGTTTCCAATGAAAAAGCTGTTATTCAAGACGTGATTCAAGAAGTGCAAACATCAGGTGTTGTGGTTATTACGGATAGAGAAGGAAAAATAAAGGGCTACATCGCTTCCGATACTTTACTTTCTACATTGCTTGAATCTTATCAATATTCACAGGCCTATTTTCAAACTATGATCGATACAATAGATGGCTCGGTCTCGATTGTGGATGCGGGAGGGAAAACTGTTGTTTGGACTTCTGGTGCAGAACGGATTTTTTCCATTCCCAAAGAGGAAATCCTTGGAAAAGACATGACTCAGTTTTTTCAAAAAGAGATGTTGTTAAATAAAGTAACAATGGAAACAGGACAATTATTTCGTTACAAACAGCATAATCCTCGAGAGGACCTATTTGTCATGATTAATAGTAGTCCCGTCATCATCAGAGATCGAATTGTCGGTGCAGTGGCAGCGGAAACGGACATTACGAGTCAAGTGTTGTTGAACCAAAAGCTAATGAATGCTTCCTCAAAAATTCATCATCTACAACAGGAGGTTTCCAGACTGCAGGCGTCAAGCGACTCTTTTCAGCAAATAAAAGGCTCGAGTCAACTAATAAAGGATACGGTTTCATTATCAAGGAGAATGTCTGAAACGAATGCGAACATTTTATTGCTTGGAGAAACAGGAGTCGGGAAAGAAATTTTTGCAAAAGCAATCCATCTTTCCCAAGGTTCAACCTCTCCGTTTGTCGCGGTAAACTGTGGCGCCATTTCACCATCTTTGTTTGAAAGTGAGTTTTTTGGATATGAGAAAGGGGCATTTTCAGGGGCAGATGCCAATGGGAAGAAAGGGAAGCTGGAGTTGGCGAATGAGGGTACGCTCTTTCTCGATGAAATTGGTGATTTGCCGTTGGATATGCAAGTGAAATTACTCCGTTTTCTTCAAGATAAAACATATTATCGTGTCGGAGGAACAAAGCAATTGATTTCTCATTGCCGAATCATCGCCGCCACAAATAAAGATTTGGAAGCAATGGTCAATGTGGGTACATTTCGGGAAGACTTATATTATCGTCTTAACATTTTATCTATTACCATCCCACCATTGCGGGAACGGAAATTAGATATTATGGAGTTACTTCATCTCTTTATATATGAGTTTTCATTATTATATCATCGTATAATTGATTATGTAGATCCGCAGGTCATTTCCATATTATTAAAATACGATTGGCCAGGAAACGTTAGGGAGCTGAGGAATACAATTGAACGATTAGTATTATTGTCGGAAGACGGAAAAATCACGATAGAAGGATTACCACTAAAGATGTCGCAAGCCAATTTTCCATTCTTATATCATGATGAATCTTTGCAAGGAGATCTCAATCAGTATGAAAAAAATAAAATTATTGAAGCTATCCGAGCTGAGAATGGAAACAAGCAAGCGGCGGCTAAGAGGTTAGAAATTTCTCGAGCTACTTTATATAATAAGATGAAAAAATTAAGTATCAAGTTTTAA
- the tnpB gene encoding IS66 family insertion sequence element accessory protein TnpB (TnpB, as the term is used for proteins encoded by IS66 family insertion elements, is considered an accessory protein, since TnpC, encoded by a neighboring gene, is a DDE family transposase.) → MIPETAIERVWIAQGATDLRKSIDGLAAIVKEEFDLDPFSSCLFVFCNRSRDKLKILVWEHNGFWLHYRRLEKGKFDWPTQHPNVPLTISRRQLRWLLDGFTFHQKQGHQAVYARTIL, encoded by the coding sequence ATGATACCAGAAACAGCTATTGAAAGGGTATGGATCGCACAAGGAGCTACAGACTTACGTAAATCCATTGATGGACTGGCAGCCATTGTGAAGGAAGAGTTTGACTTAGATCCCTTTTCTTCTTGTTTATTTGTCTTTTGCAATCGCTCACGCGATAAACTAAAGATTCTCGTGTGGGAACATAATGGATTTTGGTTGCACTATCGCAGATTGGAAAAAGGAAAGTTTGACTGGCCAACTCAACATCCAAATGTCCCACTCACCATATCAAGAAGGCAACTGAGGTGGCTTCTTGATGGATTTACTTTTCATCAAAAACAAGGGCATCAAGCCGTATATGCGAGAACAATCCTGTGA